The genomic stretch TGCTCACCCCCAACTTCACGCAAGGAGTCAGCGTTGTCGGTTGCGCTTTGTTGTTGTTGCAGAATCTTGGCAATGTAGTTACGGCTACATTCGCCTACCCCTTTTTGGAGTTGTTCGAGAAGTTTGGGGATCTCCTCCATTGCCCGGACCCAGGTTTCAATATAGAGTCCTTCTGTCTTATTGATTTTCCCTGTCGTTTTGAGCTTGGTCATGAGATTGTTGAAATCATCACACCAATCAGGTGGGGCCTGGTGGGAGAGTTTGAATACGATATCGATGTAGGGTTCCTTCCTAAGTCGTGGCGGTTTTTTCTCGTCCACGCCAATAATTTTGATGTCGCTGATACCTTCCATTTTCTGTTCTCCTATGTGTTACCCACGGGATGCGGGCAACCTGACAAGTTTGTAGACCACTTCGACTGTTATTCCGGTAGGGATTGCCAGAATCCAGATGTCATAAATGGTTTGGCAAGCTAATCGGCTGAGTTGGTAATTTTTCTGACCGCCTCCCAACCAAATTTCGTTGGGAGGGGGCGTGAAGGGTTCCCGCAATTCTACGATCCCGGTCCGTTACACTGACTCCCCAGCGGGATTTCGGCGTGAGGGATAGCCCGGAGGTATTCGTAGATGGCTTTTAGATCATAATCACTCATCATCCCAAAGATTGGCCAAGGCATTAGTTGCAATATTGGGTGAGGGGCCTCTCGGTCGTGGCCAGTGCGCATAAAATTTTTGAATTGATCAAATGTCTTGAATCCTGCTGGGTTGCCGTTGGCATCTGGGGTCAGATTCGCGGAAGGCACGGATAACCCACCCCCACCTGTGACGATTACACTACCAGCGAGATAAGACGATGCCTTAAATTGTTTGGGCTCGCCCTGAAATGGATTGTGGTTCGCTCCGTAGGTGGGGCAGCTATGGCAATTGGCGCATCCGGCCTGGGCATTGACAATGTAACTCCCCAGATATACCTGATCGTGGTTCAGTGGGGTGACCTTACTCAATGTGATCGGGACTATCCGGCTGCTGATGATGTGTTCCCCGATACGTATAC from Gammaproteobacteria bacterium encodes the following:
- a CDS encoding plastocyanin, producing the protein MTRIVYWSLVGALLLLTEQSLAATVVINIQDFQFSPAQKTIDLGDTVKWVNNGLFHHTSTSNKTGLWDTTAGGIAPGDSFTQTFNTTGSYSYHCRFHPSMQGTIIVLTPEQSRIRIGEHIISSRIVPITLSKVTPLNHDQVYLGSYIVNAQAGCANCHSCPTYGANHNPFQGEPKQFKASSYLAGSVIVTGGGGLSVPSANLTPDANGNPAGFKTFDQFKNFMRTGHDREAPHPILQLMPWPIFGMMSDYDLKAIYEYLRAIPHAEIPLGSQCNGPGS
- a CDS encoding conserved hypothetical protein (Evidence 4 : Unknown function but conserved in other organisms), whose translation is MEGISDIKIIGVDEKKPPRLRKEPYIDIVFKLSHQAPPDWCDDFNNLMTKLKTTGKINKTEGLYIETWVRAMEEIPKLLEQLQKGVGECSRNYIAKILQQQQSATDNADSLREVGGEQGRLNRIMAGLKFDEEENIPSSLSKSKFLR